The proteins below come from a single Papaver somniferum cultivar HN1 chromosome 11, ASM357369v1, whole genome shotgun sequence genomic window:
- the LOC113323414 gene encoding protein trichome birefringence-like 36: MAEFKLLHSYHCFLFFITLISLLTISCPQATYSNDQQWTEEKLDGDINIVQTRGFSGNKSCDLSSGEWVYDRSYPLYDSGTCPYISTAFSCQPNGRPDFDYEKWRWKPYGCSVPRFHALDFLGRMRRKRIMLVGDSITRNQWESLVCLIQAVIPQDRKTVTYDGPTMAFHAKDFDTTIEFCWAPFLVALKGGNKERILHLDSIEENAKYWRGIDVLVFDSAHWWMHLGRWSSWEFYMEGRSIMTNLNPMVAYEIGLTTWAKWVDLNLNPRETRIIFRSISPRHNREFGWKCNNQREPLKFFNHQQSPRTPEQLLVLKKILKKMNFPVYLQDITRMSALRLDGHPSIYAREVEHHRRNKRIKQPISYYYSDCSHWCLPGVPHAWNEMLNAIL; the protein is encoded by the exons ATGGCTGAATTTAAACTACTTCACTCTTACCACTGCTTCCTCTTCTTCATTACTTTAATCTCCCTATTAACCATTTCTTGTCCACAAGCTACATATAGTAATGACCAACAATGGACGGAGGAAAAGCTTGATGGTGATATTAATATTGTTCAAACTAGAGGATTTTCAGGAAACAAGAGCTGCGATTTATCGTCTGGAGAATGGGTTTACGATCGATCCTACCCTCTCTATGATTCGGGTACATGTCCCTATATAAGTACAGCATTTAGTTGTCAACCGAATGGACGACCCGATTTTGATTACGAGAAATGGAGGTGGAAACCATATGGTTGTTCAGTTCCAAG GTTTCATGCACTTGATTTTCTTGGAAGAATGAGAAGGAAAAGGATAATGCTGGTCGGAGATTCTATCACAAGAAACCAATGGGAATCTTTAGTATGTTTGATCCAAGCAGTGATTCCGCAGGATAGAAAGACCGTCACGTATGACGGTCCAACCATGGCATTCCACGCAAAG GATTTTGACACAACAATTGAGTTCTGTTGGGCTCCATTTCTAGTAGCTCTGAAAGGAGGAAACAAAGAAAGAATTCTACATTTGGATTCAATTGAAGAAAATGCGAAATACTGGAGAGGCATCGATGTTTTAGTATTCGATTCAGCTCACTGGTGGATGCACCTCGGCAGATGGAGTTC GTGGGAATTTTACATGGAAGGAAGGAGCATAATGACAAACTTAAATCCAATGGTTGCTTATGAAATAGGGCTTACTACATGGGCAAAATGGGTCGATTTAAATCTCAATCCACGGGAAACGCGTATCATTTTTCGAAGTATCTCGCCTCGACATAACAG AGAATTTGGCTGGAAATGCAACAACCAAAGAGAACCTCTCAAGTTCTTTAATCATCAACAATCTCCTCGAACACCTGAGCAACTTCTAGTTCTGAAAAAAATACTGAAGAAGATGAATTTTCCAGTTTACTTGCAAGACATAACAAGAATGTCAGCTCTCCGGTTAGACGGTCATCCATCAATTTATGCGCGCGAGGTAGAGCATCATCGACGTAATAAGAGAATAAAACAACCCATAAGTTACTACTATTCAGACTGTAGTCACTGGTGTCTTCCGGGTGTTCCTCATGCTTGGAATGAAATGTTAAATGCAATACTTTAA
- the LOC113323415 gene encoding germin-like protein subfamily 3 member 2 has product MKATVLLFVFLLNIHSTLASDPDPAQDFCIPETKPGSTRSSHLTSFSCKNSSEATVNDFIFSGVKHAGNFSATGIAATSVNPTNFPGLNTLGMSFVRADLGVGSINPPHFHPRATEVALVLEGTIYSGFVDTSNRIFAKVINKGEVMVFPKGLVHFQMNVGDSPATIFGSFSSQNPGLMRISTAIFGSGINEELLEKSFGLTIREIESLRRRFMPKP; this is encoded by the coding sequence ATGAAGGCAACAGTTTTGTTATTTGTATTCCTCCTGAACATACACTCAACCTTAGCATCCGACCCAGATCCCGCACAAGACTTTTGCATTCCGGAAACAAAACCGGGGTCGACAAGATCATCCCATCTCACAAGTTTCTCATGCAAGAATTCATCAGAAGCAACTGTCAACGATTTTATTTTTTCAGGTGTAAAGCATGCTGGTAACTTCTCCGCAACAGGAATCGCAGCGACATCGGTGAACCCGACAAATTTTCCGGGACTAAACACGCTGGGAATGTCATTTGTTCGAGCAGATCTTGGTGTTGGAAGCATTAACCCTCCACATTTCCACCCGCGAGCAACTGAGGTTGCACTCGTTTTAGAGGGAACGATTTATTCGGGATTTGTAGATACTTCAAACAGGATTTTTGCAAAAGTGATTAACAAAGGAGAAGTTATGGTCTTTCCTAAAGGCCTAGTTCACTTTCAAATGAATGTAGGGGATTCACCTGCGACGATTTTTGGGAGTTTTAGTAGTCAAAATCCAGGACTAATGAGAATTTCCACAGCCATATTTGGATCTGGGATTAATGAAGAACTCTTGGAGAAGTCTTTTGGATTGACTATTAGAGAGATTGAAAGTTTAAGGAGAAGGTTCATGCCAAAACCGTAG
- the LOC113321148 gene encoding ABSCISIC ACID-INSENSITIVE 5-like protein 1 isoform X2: MVSESDQNLTHGEVDSAPSSQPMQQDDHNNNNGTSSKTHHHNNTLSSLGRQSSIYSLTLDEFQHTLSENGKNFGSMNMDEFLSNIWTAEENQAVHSNSETLPTNQNDPKTLKSHPSLPRQGSISLPGSLCRKTVEEVWGEIHREQQQQQQQQQLNNVGNSGTTHRQPTFGEMTLEDFLVRAGVVREACGTSAQHQLLQSQTPPPTAAPTPGGPQQYGVYPGTTTAGVDPNFGMGPVMGLGFPDHRTVGNGVSGGIPTAYQGFPHAGVGVGETSNFGGGGKRNGGFQSSGVCFSGRVGNGGAGGGYAAAAQTLALGSPVSPVSSDGMCGNQMESTNQYGLDQMGGMRGRKRIIDGPVEKVVERRQRRMIKNRESAARSRARKQAYTVELEAELNQLKEENARLKQSLAEVEKKRRLQLQELMKEKPPTKAQKTTERLRLLRRTNSS, from the exons ATGGTTTCAGAATCAGATCAAAACCTAACTCATGGTGAAGTAGATTCAGCACCATCATCACAGCCAATGCAACAAGATGATCATAACAACAACAATGGTACATCATCAAAAACCCATCATCATAATAATACATTATCTTCATTAGGAAGACAATCTTCAATATATTCGTTAACCTTAGATGAGTTTCAACATACTTTATCGGAAAATGGGAAGAATTTTGGGTCAATGAATATGGATGAGTTCTTATCAAATATATGGACTGCTGAAGAGAATCAAGCTGTTCATTCAAATAGTGAAACATTACCAACAAATCAAAATGACCCCAAAACCTTAAAATCTCATCCAAGTTTACCTCGTCAAGGTTCCATCTCTCTTCCAGGCTCACTCTGTAGAAAAACTGTTGAAGAAGTTTGGGGTGAGATTCACAgagaacagcagcagcaacagcagcaacaacaacttaaTAATGTCGGGAATTCCGGGACTACCCATCGTCAACCTACATTTGGGGAAATGACTTTAGAAGATTTCTTAGTTAGAGCAGGGGTAGTTCGGGAAGCTTGTGGTACTTCAGCTCAGCATCAGTTACTACAGTCACAAACTCCACCACCCACAGCAGCACCTACACCAGGTGGGCCACAACAATATGGGGTTTACCCTGGAACTACCACTGCTGGTGTAGACCCAAATTTTGGAATGGGACCTGTAATGGGTCTTGGATTTCCAGATCACCGAACTGTTGGAAATGGTGTTTCAGGCGGTATTCCAACAGCTTACCAAGGGTTTCCACATGCCGGAGTTGGTGTTGGAGAAACGTCGAATTTTGGTGGGGGTGGGAAGAGAAATGGTGGTTTTCAATCTAGTGGTGTGTGTTTTAGTGGAAGGGTAGGGAATGGTGGTGCTGGAGGTGGTTATGCTGCAGCAGCACAGACGCTGGCCCTAGGGTCACCTGTAAGTCCAGTGTCCTCTGATGGTATGTGTGGGAATCAAATGGAAAGCACTAATCAGTATGGATTGGATCAAATGGGAGGAATGAGAGGAAGGAAGAGGATTATAGACGGCCCAGTTGAGAAAGTTGTGgagagaagacaaagaagaatgATCAAAAACAGAGAATCTGCAGCGAGGTCTAGAGCTAGAAAGCAG GCGTATACAGTGGAGCTAGAAGCAGAACTGAATCAACTGAAGGAAGAGAATGCGCGTCTCAAGCAGTCTCTG GCGGAGGTGGAAAAGAAGAGACGACTGCAG CTGCAAGAACTGATGAAAGAAAAACCCCCTACTAAGGCACAAAAGACAACTGAAAGGCTGAGGTTATTGAGGAGAACAAACAGCTCTTGA
- the LOC113321148 gene encoding ABSCISIC ACID-INSENSITIVE 5-like protein 1 isoform X1, translating into MVSESDQNLTHGEVDSAPSSQPMQQDDHNNNNGTSSKTHHHNNTLSSLGRQSSIYSLTLDEFQHTLSENGKNFGSMNMDEFLSNIWTAEENQAVHSNSETLPTNQNDPKTLKSHPSLPRQGSISLPGSLCRKTVEEVWGEIHREQQQQQQQQQLNNVGNSGTTHRQPTFGEMTLEDFLVRAGVVREACGTSAQHQLLQSQTPPPTAAPTPGGPQQYGVYPGTTTAGVDPNFGMGPVMGLGFPDHRTVGNGVSGGIPTAYQGFPHAGVGVGETSNFGGGGKRNGGFQSSGVCFSGRVGNGGAGGGYAAAAQTLALGSPVSPVSSDGMCGNQMESTNQYGLDQMGGMRGRKRIIDGPVEKVVERRQRRMIKNRESAARSRARKQAYTVELEAELNQLKEENARLKQSLVSAAEVEKKRRLQLQELMKEKPPTKAQKTTERLRLLRRTNSS; encoded by the exons ATGGTTTCAGAATCAGATCAAAACCTAACTCATGGTGAAGTAGATTCAGCACCATCATCACAGCCAATGCAACAAGATGATCATAACAACAACAATGGTACATCATCAAAAACCCATCATCATAATAATACATTATCTTCATTAGGAAGACAATCTTCAATATATTCGTTAACCTTAGATGAGTTTCAACATACTTTATCGGAAAATGGGAAGAATTTTGGGTCAATGAATATGGATGAGTTCTTATCAAATATATGGACTGCTGAAGAGAATCAAGCTGTTCATTCAAATAGTGAAACATTACCAACAAATCAAAATGACCCCAAAACCTTAAAATCTCATCCAAGTTTACCTCGTCAAGGTTCCATCTCTCTTCCAGGCTCACTCTGTAGAAAAACTGTTGAAGAAGTTTGGGGTGAGATTCACAgagaacagcagcagcaacagcagcaacaacaacttaaTAATGTCGGGAATTCCGGGACTACCCATCGTCAACCTACATTTGGGGAAATGACTTTAGAAGATTTCTTAGTTAGAGCAGGGGTAGTTCGGGAAGCTTGTGGTACTTCAGCTCAGCATCAGTTACTACAGTCACAAACTCCACCACCCACAGCAGCACCTACACCAGGTGGGCCACAACAATATGGGGTTTACCCTGGAACTACCACTGCTGGTGTAGACCCAAATTTTGGAATGGGACCTGTAATGGGTCTTGGATTTCCAGATCACCGAACTGTTGGAAATGGTGTTTCAGGCGGTATTCCAACAGCTTACCAAGGGTTTCCACATGCCGGAGTTGGTGTTGGAGAAACGTCGAATTTTGGTGGGGGTGGGAAGAGAAATGGTGGTTTTCAATCTAGTGGTGTGTGTTTTAGTGGAAGGGTAGGGAATGGTGGTGCTGGAGGTGGTTATGCTGCAGCAGCACAGACGCTGGCCCTAGGGTCACCTGTAAGTCCAGTGTCCTCTGATGGTATGTGTGGGAATCAAATGGAAAGCACTAATCAGTATGGATTGGATCAAATGGGAGGAATGAGAGGAAGGAAGAGGATTATAGACGGCCCAGTTGAGAAAGTTGTGgagagaagacaaagaagaatgATCAAAAACAGAGAATCTGCAGCGAGGTCTAGAGCTAGAAAGCAG GCGTATACAGTGGAGCTAGAAGCAGAACTGAATCAACTGAAGGAAGAGAATGCGCGTCTCAAGCAGTCTCTGGTGAGCGCT GCGGAGGTGGAAAAGAAGAGACGACTGCAG CTGCAAGAACTGATGAAAGAAAAACCCCCTACTAAGGCACAAAAGACAACTGAAAGGCTGAGGTTATTGAGGAGAACAAACAGCTCTTGA